From a single Nicotiana tabacum cultivar K326 chromosome 8, ASM71507v2, whole genome shotgun sequence genomic region:
- the LOC107809222 gene encoding beta-carotene hydroxylase 2, chloroplastic-like (The RefSeq protein has 8 substitutions compared to this genomic sequence), with protein sequence MAASRISFTSSSQTIYFRHGPFLCPNPVFPISSFSRNLGTILRSRRKPSFTVCFVLEDEKLNTLFDKLNAQLETGTEEIEMKIEEQISATRLAEKLARKKSERFTYLVAAVMSSFGITSLAIMAVYYRFSWQMEGGEVPLTEMFGTFALSVGAAVGMEFWARWAHRALWHDSLWHMHESHHKPREGPFEMNDVFAIVNAVPAIALLNYGFFHKGLIPGLCFGAGLGITVFGMAYMFVHDGLVHKRFPVGPVANVPYLRKVAAAHSLHHSEKFNGVPYGLFLGPKELEEVGGIEELEKEVNRRIKLSRGS encoded by the exons ATGGCCGCCACCAGAATTTCCTTTACTTCCAGTTCACAAACCATTTATTTCCGTCACAGCCCATTTCTTGGCCCAAATCCGGTTTTCCCAATCTCTTCCTTTTCTCGTAATCTTGGCACAATTCTCAGGTCTAGAAGAAAACCCAGTTTCACAGTTTGCTTTGTTCTGGGGGATGAAAAGTTGAATACTCAATTTGACAAGTTGAATGCTCAATTAGAGACTGGGACAGAGGAGATTGAATTGAAAATTGAGGAGCAGATCTCAGCGACGCGTTTAGCGGAAAAATTGGCTAGGAAAAAATCGGAGAGGTTTACTTATCTTTTGGCTGCGGTTATGTCTAGTTTTGGGATTACTTCCTTGGCTATTATGGCCGTCTATTACAGATTTTCGTGGCAAATGGAG GGTGGAGAAATGCCTTTAACTGAAATGTTTGGTACATTTGCTCTCTCAGTTGGTGCTGCT GTAGGAATGGAGTTTTGGGCAAGGTGGGCTCATAGAGCGCTTTGGCACGATTCTCTTTGGCACATGCACGAG TCACACCACAAACCAAGAGAAGGACCTTTCGAGATGAACGATGTGTTTGCCATAGTCAACGCCGTTCCAGCAATAGCCCTCCTCAACTATGGTTTCTTCCATAAAGGCCTCATTCCTGGCCTCTGCTTCGGCGCT GGGCTAGGGATCACAGTATTTGGGATGGCTTACATGTTCGTTCACGATGGTTTGGTTCACAAGAGATTCCCCGTCGGACCTGTAGCCAATGTACCTTATTTAAGGAAGGTGGCCGCAGCTCATTCG CTCCATCACTCAGAGAAGTTCAATGGTGTCCCATATGGTTTGTTCTTAGGACCAAAG GAATTGGAAGAAGTAGGGGGGATTGAAGAATTGGAAAAGGAAGTGAACCGAAGGATAAAACTTTCAAGGGGATCATGA